Proteins encoded together in one Epinephelus moara isolate mb chromosome 2, YSFRI_EMoa_1.0, whole genome shotgun sequence window:
- the tmem160 gene encoding transmembrane protein 160, which yields MAFLSLFLRRQLPPAVCHFAWTTVKLLRSPCAGAPLRRLHSSPRLRLGEKGPWGKSRGPEQQYQLTDLDKADALMLRKSHETGFLSWFRNGLLATGIGVIAFVQSEVGREAGYAFFILGGVCVSFGGASYIGSLFALRRMMLLSVPALLLQSAVVGSAALFWLCAVSLYIGRLEVEIIHEGEEEEGEDDEECRECRERREHRGYRGSHDSRHQDSEDGDGKGSKK from the exons ATGGCTTTCCTGAGTCTATTCCTGAGAAGGCAGCTGCCGCCGGCCGTGTGTCACTTCGCCTGGACAACAGTGAAGCTGCTCCGGTCTCCCTGCGCCGGGGCGCCGCTGCGGAGGCTGCACAGCTCGCCCCGGCTGCGGCTCGGAGAAAAGGGACCGTGGGGGAAGAGCCGGGGGCCGGAGCAGCAGTACCAGCTCACAGACCTCGACAAGGCGGACGCTTTG ATGCTGAGGAAGTCCCATGAGACAG GATTCCTCTCGTGGTTCAGGAACGGTCTGCTGGCAACTGGAATTGGAGTCATCGCATTTGTCCAGAGCGAAGTGGGACGAGAAGCAGGATATG CCTTCTTCATcctgggaggtgtgtgtgtgtcgtttgGCGGCGCCTCGTACATTGGCAGCCTCTTCGCCTTGCGGAGGATGATGCTGCTGTCTGTGCCAGCGCTGCTGCTCCAGAGCGCTGTGGTGGGCAGCGCCGCCCTCTTCTGGCTCTGCGCGGTATCCCTCTACATCGGCCGCCTGGAGGTGGAGATCATCCacgagggggaggaggaggagggagaggatgaTGAGGAGTGCCGGGAGTGCCGCGAGAGGCGCGAGCACCGGGGTTACCGTGGCTCCCATGACAGCAGACATCAAGACAGTGAGGACGGTGACGGCAAGGGGTCGAAGAAGTAG
- the egln2 gene encoding uncharacterized protein egln2 has product MESLGHTDPLNPSSSLGSVAVSTTQQSVFGAAEIHHTYRADMGLNGVCAAPVGSPTAAELLAGLASQTDSPAITTPTKRSKTGVPLYNGGVVSPSATVEGSHAGVLAHTPNGYPAQIKGAAGVTGDPMYPLTSRASLMENGDRAAHEKCPSLMRRINGDLKARQVQQKRRGGENRDMGSGAPYGLTMESPGSGSSVDSAFASGDSDCKRRRLADESVAHKSSEASRVARVVAPLANCSNSSHSNQMTVNHVHCVTPQSPFTPHTNQHTGHKVASSGPPAAPSQTSPVEAKRIPTPPPPARAGWSAEHIAQQYIIPCMKYYGICLKDNFLGPELGSRVLDEVEVLNRSGKFRGGQLVSQKNIPSRSIRGDQIAWVEGGQPGCESIGALMAHIDEAVMYSAANGQLGDCVINGRTKAMVACYPGNGAGYVRHVDNPNGDGRCITCIYYLNKNWDVKKQGGMLQIYPEGKNVVANIEPLFDRLLIFWSDRRNPHEVKPAFATRYAITVWYFDAKERAEAKEKYRLATGQKGVQVPVTQNSRT; this is encoded by the exons ATGGAGAGCTTGGGACACACGGACCCTTTAAACCCAAGCTCTTCCCTCGGATCCGTAGCTGTTTCAACCACGCAGCAGAGCGTCTTTGGAGCGGCAGAGATTCATCACACGTACCGAGCGGACATGGGGCTTAACGGCGTATGCGCGGCACCGGTCGGGAGTCCGACGGCCGCGGAGTTACTCGCGGGTCTGGCCTCTCAGACCGACTCCCCTGCAATCACAACCCCGACGAAGCGGTCTAAAACCGGCGTGCCGCTCTACAACGGTGGGGTGGTGTCTCCATCTGCCACCGTGGAGGGGAGCCACGCAGGCGTTTTGGCTCACACACCAAACGGTTACCCGGCACAGATAAAGGGGGCGGCGGGGGTGACAGGCGACCCCATGTACCCTCTCACTAGCAGAGCCTCTCTGATGGAGAACGGGGACCGGGCAGCCCATGAGAAGTGCCCTTCACTGATGAGGAGAATCAATGGTGACCTGAAAGCCAGGCAGGTGCAACAGAAACGCAGAGGTGGGGAGAATCGGGACATGGGGTCAGGAGCTCCTTATGGCCTCACAATGGAGTCACCCGGGTCAGGAAGTTCTGTGGACTCGGCTTTTGCTTCTGGGGACTCGGACTGTAAGCGGAGACGGTTGGCAGATGAAAGTGTTGCTCACAAATCTTCAGAGGCCTCCAGAGTGGCCCGAGTGGTCGCCCCGCTCGCCAACTGCAGCAACAGTTCCCATAGCAACCAAATGACTGTCAATCATGTGCACTGTGTCACTCCCCAATCTCCCTTCACCCCTCATACTAACCAGCACACCGGACATAAAGTGGCCTCCTCAGGACCGCCAGCTGCACCCAGCCAGACCTCCCCCGTCGAGGCTAAGCGCATCCCGACTCCACCACCTCCAGCAAGGGCAGGCTGGTCGGCAGAGCACATAGCCCAGCAGTACATCATCCCCTGCATGAAATATTATGGCATCTGTCTGAAGGACAACTTCCTGGGCCCTGAGCTGGGCAGCAGGGTCCTGGATGAGGTGGAGGTCCTAAACCGCAGCGGGAAATTTCGGGGTGGGCAGCTGGTGAGCCAGAAGAACATCCCCTCTCGGAGCATCCGAGGTGACCAGATAGCCTGGGTGGAGGGAGGACAGCCCGGGTGCGAGAGCATCGGGGCACTGATGGCTCACATCGATGAGGCCGTCATGTACAGCGCTGCCAATGGACAGCTGGGGGACTGCGTCATCAATGGACGCACCAAG GCGATGGTTGCTTGTTACCCAGGGAACGGGGCGGGGTACGTCCGTCATGTTGACAACCCTAATGGTGACGGACGTTGCATCACGTGTATCTACTATCTCAACAAGAACTGGGATGTCAAG AAACAAGGAGGGATGCTGCAGATCTACCCTGAAGGCAAAAATGTGGTAGCCAACATCGAACCTCTGTTTGACCGGCTACTCATCTTCTGGTCTGACCGCAGGAACCCACACGAAGTCAAGCCGGCCTTCGCCACTCG